One Candidatus Bathyarchaeota archaeon genomic window carries:
- a CDS encoding chorismate-binding protein: MAKCPKCGTEVSKPKKTWKMAGRPDKAGKRMQLEIGLYECPKCGNVFREVLNKQKI; this comes from the coding sequence ATGGCGAAATGTCCAAAATGCGGAACCGAAGTTTCAAAACCCAAAAAAACATGGAAAATGGCTGGACGCCCAGACAAAGCCGGCAAACGCATGCAACTAGAAATCGGACTCTACGAATGCCCAAAATGCGGCAACGTATTCCGCGAAGTCCTAAACAAACAAAAAATCTAA
- the scpB gene encoding SMC-Scp complex subunit ScpB, producing MEEPKNQPVDADLEAAKAQEVERRAHRLALVEAALYVAGRPLDLNELCQVLGSRSKKRAMKYAEILKEEYATRNTALEILALKDERYVLQVKAEFTPLIKKLVNRPLLSSGPLKTLSYIAYRQPISQKRVIEVRGQHAYGHVKLLKDMGLIAAERSGRSLALKTTDYFADYFGLTQDTSTLKRDLRRIFGEALKEEQAQAAEPTRPQETDKT from the coding sequence TTGGAAGAGCCGAAAAACCAACCAGTTGACGCAGACCTTGAAGCTGCAAAAGCACAGGAAGTAGAGCGAAGAGCTCACCGTTTGGCTTTGGTAGAGGCTGCCCTATACGTGGCAGGTCGCCCCTTAGACCTAAATGAGCTGTGCCAAGTTCTTGGGAGCCGCTCAAAGAAGCGAGCCATGAAGTACGCGGAAATTCTCAAGGAGGAGTACGCTACCAGAAATACGGCACTTGAGATTTTAGCGCTGAAAGATGAACGGTACGTTTTGCAGGTGAAAGCCGAATTTACCCCACTAATCAAGAAGCTGGTTAACCGTCCCTTGCTGTCATCTGGGCCACTCAAAACGCTCTCGTACATTGCTTATCGTCAACCAATTTCCCAAAAAAGAGTCATCGAAGTGCGGGGTCAACACGCCTACGGACATGTAAAGCTACTCAAGGACATGGGCTTGATTGCGGCTGAAAGAAGCGGGCGGTCTTTGGCGCTGAAAACCACGGATTACTTTGCGGACTACTTCGGGTTGACTCAGGATACTTCCACTCTAAAGAGGGATTTACGCAGGATTTTCGGAGAAGCTCTAAAGGAAGAACAAGCCCAAGCAGCAGAGCCTACAAGACCACAAGAAACTGACAAAACATAA
- a CDS encoding chromosome segregation protein SMC: MPYIKKIELKGFKSFGPQTVKVNLDKGFTAITGPNGSGKTNIMDALLFSLGELSTRRLRAENSAKLIFHGSEKAGLDKAKMAKVVVQFDNSDGVMPVDTTTVTISREVYRNGQSVYRLNGRRMSRGHITETLSMAAISSMSQNIIPQGTITRLTDITPLERRKIIEDLIGIAQYDSEKAEAEEKLRAADISIRTAMGRIDEVQKRLDDLERERNQLLRYNFIQNEIKKFQAIKTSSEITQLNTQLKENTAQMGKVKERVDKLKVQRDLRRSKRHEIEGDWRKLSGENLEQGGSEVLKVQIRIGELKSKLTELSTKISSAQASFESLKRVRENSLTEHENIRNEIKENRLKIRANRSEFEKIQAQITEKQAEHEALAKETAQLWESLDDNNKQIRILSAQVGSHVKRLAYLRSEYKQDKAALRLCTGRLKSLNVRKEKFQASLVEIEKSLSELEQVQKDQKAQMKNLEHTIERKLIQKETVEKEIAEAEKIAGSAKDAVIEFATQRDLAATIAAEEKALRSIEEMGDVGAISGIYGRLRKLIKIDKNYKKAIEAAATGWLDALVVKDIDSAFTCTETLRRMKLGRIKIIPLSGAINPKNKEAPKREGVVGPLVSFMKYNGEYAFAVNYVFGDTVVVSNDKTAFALSNQGYRAVTVNGDLYEAGAFESGYYRAPIDFSTIIPSENALKSLDEAVKALQTHLEQRGSDISGIDEEIESTKIEIARLSESIATLDRELVRIKRSIKRTQGNIRHIDKLGGKLEREAAAFKGRMSMFRNERNSIQASLKKIHAEIASLRLKTDVSHIQALEVQRDKTAEALNTLRQHLGSCQTEISTRQSQFDRVLRVGYQNIKIQLSKVEQQQRRLEKEIAEALQERDVINKEIDEQEKSRVELSKVVLSAREEAKKFTSQIDAIDAELRVLDSEYEQAERLLNQLQLSMQTLQLRLQQQQTLLRQYGYEEPLETNPRQVQEAETSIRMMQFEQERIGAINQLALSHYDEQISRYRELSVRLNELEREKQAIVQFMDEIEAKKRKVFMDAFDKINASLKSYFSKLTGGGEATLKLENPDEPFAGGIDMLVQFPNKPSIVVSGASGGERSVAAVSFIFSLKEFTPASFYILDEVDAHLDAFHTAKLAEVLLEEASKIQFIVISLRPEMVNKAQKVYGVYERNGISNVITAKFPAEGAK, from the coding sequence ATGCCGTACATAAAAAAAATCGAGTTAAAAGGCTTTAAGTCTTTTGGACCGCAAACAGTTAAGGTAAACCTAGACAAGGGCTTCACCGCCATAACGGGTCCCAACGGAAGCGGCAAAACCAACATTATGGATGCTCTGCTTTTCTCGCTTGGAGAACTCAGCACTCGTAGGCTCCGTGCGGAGAACTCTGCGAAGCTAATTTTTCACGGTTCGGAGAAGGCTGGACTAGACAAAGCCAAAATGGCAAAGGTTGTTGTTCAATTTGATAATTCTGATGGTGTAATGCCTGTCGACACAACCACGGTTACGATTTCCCGTGAGGTTTACCGCAACGGGCAGAGCGTGTATCGCCTAAATGGACGCAGAATGTCCCGCGGACATATAACTGAGACGCTTTCGATGGCTGCCATTAGTAGTATGAGCCAAAACATTATCCCGCAGGGCACCATTACACGGTTGACGGATATCACTCCGCTTGAGCGAAGAAAAATCATAGAAGACCTCATCGGCATCGCGCAGTATGATTCTGAGAAGGCTGAAGCGGAAGAGAAACTGCGGGCGGCTGACATTTCAATTCGCACAGCCATGGGCAGAATCGACGAGGTACAAAAGCGTCTTGATGATCTTGAACGCGAAAGAAATCAACTTCTGAGGTACAATTTCATTCAGAATGAGATTAAAAAGTTCCAAGCCATAAAGACCTCAAGCGAAATCACCCAGTTAAACACTCAGTTGAAGGAAAATACTGCTCAAATGGGAAAAGTAAAGGAAAGAGTTGACAAGCTAAAAGTGCAACGTGACCTGCGCAGGTCCAAGCGCCATGAAATTGAGGGTGACTGGCGCAAACTTAGCGGGGAGAACCTTGAGCAGGGCGGTTCAGAAGTCCTTAAAGTTCAAATAAGGATTGGCGAATTAAAATCCAAACTGACCGAGTTATCGACCAAGATTAGTTCTGCGCAAGCAAGTTTTGAAAGCCTCAAGCGTGTTAGAGAAAACAGCCTTACTGAACATGAAAACATCAGGAACGAAATAAAAGAAAACCGCCTAAAAATCCGCGCAAACCGCAGCGAATTCGAGAAAATCCAAGCCCAAATAACCGAAAAACAAGCGGAACATGAAGCCTTAGCCAAGGAAACGGCTCAGCTTTGGGAAAGTTTAGATGATAACAATAAGCAGATTCGGATTTTGAGCGCACAAGTTGGAAGCCATGTTAAGCGTCTTGCGTACTTGCGTTCAGAATACAAACAGGACAAAGCGGCGTTGCGGCTATGCACTGGGCGACTCAAAAGCCTAAATGTCCGCAAAGAAAAATTCCAAGCAAGCCTAGTTGAAATCGAAAAGTCGCTCTCTGAACTCGAGCAAGTACAAAAAGACCAAAAAGCACAGATGAAGAATCTGGAACACACCATTGAGCGCAAGCTGATTCAAAAAGAAACTGTTGAAAAAGAAATTGCTGAAGCAGAAAAAATCGCAGGCTCCGCCAAGGACGCAGTTATTGAATTTGCTACTCAAAGAGACCTTGCCGCCACAATAGCGGCTGAAGAAAAAGCCCTCCGCAGTATTGAGGAGATGGGCGATGTAGGCGCCATATCAGGAATCTACGGTAGATTGCGCAAACTAATCAAAATTGACAAAAACTACAAGAAAGCCATAGAAGCAGCAGCGACAGGCTGGCTTGACGCCTTGGTCGTAAAAGACATCGACTCAGCCTTTACTTGCACGGAAACATTGCGGCGCATGAAACTTGGCAGAATCAAAATCATTCCCCTTAGCGGTGCAATCAACCCTAAAAATAAGGAAGCGCCCAAGCGGGAAGGCGTGGTAGGACCGCTTGTAAGCTTTATGAAGTATAACGGTGAATACGCGTTTGCAGTGAATTACGTTTTCGGAGACACTGTAGTGGTTTCTAATGATAAGACGGCTTTTGCGCTTTCAAACCAAGGCTACCGTGCCGTAACCGTCAACGGTGACCTGTATGAGGCTGGTGCTTTTGAAAGTGGCTACTACCGTGCCCCCATAGACTTTTCCACAATAATTCCCAGCGAGAATGCTCTAAAAAGCCTAGACGAAGCAGTGAAAGCACTGCAGACACATTTGGAGCAACGAGGCTCAGATATTTCAGGCATCGATGAGGAAATTGAGAGCACCAAGATTGAAATCGCACGCCTCTCCGAATCCATTGCTACACTGGATAGAGAGCTGGTAAGAATTAAACGTAGCATAAAGCGCACCCAAGGTAACATTCGGCACATAGACAAGCTGGGTGGAAAGCTCGAACGTGAAGCAGCCGCCTTCAAGGGACGCATGAGCATGTTCCGTAACGAGCGTAACTCCATCCAAGCTAGCCTCAAAAAGATTCATGCTGAAATTGCGAGCTTAAGGTTGAAAACTGACGTTTCACACATTCAAGCACTTGAAGTGCAACGGGACAAAACGGCTGAAGCCCTAAACACGTTGCGTCAGCATTTAGGCTCTTGCCAAACCGAGATTTCTACGCGACAGTCACAGTTTGACAGAGTTTTGCGTGTGGGTTACCAGAACATCAAGATTCAGCTTTCAAAAGTGGAGCAACAACAGCGCAGGCTTGAGAAGGAAATTGCTGAGGCACTACAAGAGCGCGATGTAATCAACAAAGAAATAGATGAGCAAGAGAAAAGCCGCGTTGAACTATCAAAAGTTGTTTTGTCTGCCCGTGAAGAAGCCAAGAAGTTCACTTCACAAATTGACGCTATCGATGCTGAGTTGCGAGTGTTGGATTCAGAGTACGAGCAGGCAGAGAGACTGCTAAATCAACTTCAACTGAGCATGCAGACCCTTCAGTTGCGCCTCCAACAACAGCAAACTTTGCTTCGGCAGTACGGTTATGAGGAACCATTGGAGACTAATCCGCGGCAGGTTCAGGAGGCAGAGACAAGCATTCGCATGATGCAGTTTGAACAGGAACGAATCGGCGCCATCAACCAGCTTGCGCTCTCGCATTATGATGAGCAGATTTCGCGTTATAGGGAGTTGTCGGTGCGTCTCAACGAGTTAGAGCGTGAAAAACAAGCAATAGTGCAGTTCATGGATGAGATTGAAGCTAAGAAGCGCAAGGTGTTCATGGATGCGTTTGACAAAATTAACGCCAGCCTAAAAAGTTACTTTTCAAAACTCACGGGTGGAGGCGAAGCAACGCTTAAGCTGGAGAATCCTGATGAACCGTTCGCTGGTGGCATAGACATGCTTGTGCAGTTCCCTAACAAGCCTTCAATCGTTGTGAGCGGAGCAAGCGGCGGTGAACGCTCCGTTGCAGCGGTCAGTTTCATTTTCTCGCTCAAAGAATTCACGCCAGCATCATTCTACATACTCGACGAAGTGGATGCACACTTGGACGCTTTCCACACCGCCAAGCTCGCGGAAGTGTTGCTTGAGGAAGCATCAAAAATCCAGTTCATAGTCATCAGTTTGCGACCCGAAATGGTTAACAAAGCCCAGAAAGTCTACGGTGTTTACGAACGCAATGGAATCTCGAACGTAATTACAGCAAAGTTCCCAGCGGAGGGGGCAAAATAG
- a CDS encoding signal peptidase I, translating into MQTLKKLWKNEYIKTIVAIALIVAIVFAFFFGLQLALGTPVPVRVVESGSMCVPYGSRCDGWTSILHPFEHTLHKGDILIIQAVDPKDLKTDYPNSDIIIYKNPKGVTPIVHRIVSSQNINGTLYFKTKGDGNGPILWPDEPNYYDNIPDANGVPEDLIEGKVIMRIPWFGWITLFMRDNNWGLPIVISLIILLIIIEFVIPILREKKKPEQQISANPQL; encoded by the coding sequence GTGCAAACACTCAAAAAATTATGGAAAAACGAATACATCAAAACAATTGTCGCCATCGCACTGATTGTCGCCATAGTTTTTGCCTTCTTCTTCGGATTACAACTTGCACTAGGCACACCAGTTCCCGTACGCGTCGTAGAAAGCGGCAGCATGTGCGTCCCCTACGGCAGCAGGTGTGACGGCTGGACAAGTATACTGCACCCCTTTGAACACACCCTACACAAAGGCGACATACTAATCATCCAAGCCGTAGACCCAAAAGATTTGAAAACCGATTACCCCAACAGCGACATAATCATCTACAAAAACCCAAAAGGAGTAACACCTATCGTTCACCGCATCGTAAGCTCCCAAAACATCAACGGCACATTATACTTCAAAACAAAAGGCGACGGCAACGGACCCATACTTTGGCCAGACGAACCCAACTACTACGATAACATCCCTGACGCAAACGGAGTCCCCGAAGACCTAATTGAAGGAAAAGTCATCATGCGAATTCCATGGTTTGGCTGGATTACCCTTTTCATGAGAGACAATAACTGGGGATTACCCATAGTAATTTCACTCATAATACTGTTAATCATTATCGAATTTGTCATCCCAATTCTAAGAGAAAAAAAGAAACCTGAACAACAAATCAGCGCCAACCCACAGTTATAG
- a CDS encoding MBL fold metallo-hydrolase: protein MSIQKTPEQNTVFFVWFNNYAGILIKTPSKTLAIDPVDVRPKSLRNIDALLITHEHYDHFDPRLLTEIQKETNCIIIADPASARKIQHAIPPEMLKEIRPSQEIKVGEVSVKAEKCNHKALAPVTYIITSEDHVKIYHTADSLPFPELAAIGQREQFDVVFCTVGIAPGATPQSGFEIARLTKPLIAVPYHTATTQSQKEFAELLKKELPRTVCLIPEQNKIYQVSKRM from the coding sequence ATGTCCATCCAGAAAACGCCTGAACAAAACACAGTCTTCTTCGTATGGTTCAACAACTACGCCGGAATCCTCATCAAAACTCCTTCAAAAACTCTTGCAATAGATCCCGTTGATGTAAGACCTAAAAGTCTCCGAAACATTGACGCACTGCTTATAACGCATGAACATTATGACCATTTTGATCCACGACTTCTAACGGAAATTCAGAAAGAGACAAACTGCATTATAATCGCCGACCCGGCTTCCGCAAGAAAAATTCAACATGCCATTCCTCCTGAAATGCTCAAAGAAATTCGTCCAAGCCAAGAAATCAAAGTAGGCGAAGTCTCAGTAAAGGCAGAAAAATGTAACCATAAAGCACTGGCGCCAGTGACTTACATAATAACCAGTGAAGACCACGTTAAAATCTATCATACCGCAGACAGTCTTCCGTTTCCAGAATTAGCGGCTATCGGACAAAGAGAACAGTTTGATGTTGTCTTCTGCACCGTTGGCATAGCTCCAGGAGCAACCCCGCAGAGTGGCTTTGAAATCGCGCGTTTAACCAAACCCTTAATTGCAGTCCCTTACCACACAGCTACAACACAGAGCCAAAAGGAATTCGCTGAACTGCTAAAGAAAGAACTTCCTCGGACTGTATGCTTGATTCCTGAACAAAACAAAATTTATCAGGTTTCAAAAAGGATGTGA
- the pyrE gene encoding orotate phosphoribosyltransferase, protein MKAQINEDKKAKMASILFKIDAIKFGVFRLSSGKASPYYIDLRVIPSFPDSFREICDFYAQFITDQIGLKNFNRIAGVPLAGIIFASQIAYNLRKPFLYVRKDIKLHGRERRVEGILVSGEKVLLIDDLVTTGLTLKNAADAVRAEGGIVTEAVAFLDREEGGRQLLEKNGIKLYPLLRISEIANTLFELGAIDEENLKVIKKQVKKQ, encoded by the coding sequence ATGAAAGCTCAAATTAACGAGGACAAAAAAGCAAAGATGGCGAGCATACTGTTTAAAATTGACGCTATTAAATTCGGAGTTTTCAGACTCTCAAGCGGAAAAGCAAGCCCATATTACATAGACCTGCGGGTAATTCCAAGCTTTCCAGATTCATTTAGAGAAATCTGCGACTTCTACGCCCAATTCATAACTGACCAAATTGGCTTAAAAAACTTCAACCGAATTGCAGGGGTTCCGCTGGCAGGAATTATTTTTGCATCCCAAATCGCCTACAACCTGCGAAAGCCTTTCCTTTATGTGCGAAAAGACATCAAGCTTCATGGAAGAGAACGTCGAGTAGAGGGCATTCTAGTCTCAGGAGAAAAAGTCTTGCTTATTGACGATTTAGTCACAACTGGTTTAACGCTTAAAAATGCAGCTGATGCAGTGAGAGCAGAGGGCGGCATAGTTACCGAAGCCGTCGCTTTCCTTGACAGGGAAGAAGGGGGGCGACAGTTGTTGGAGAAAAATGGAATAAAACTTTATCCTCTGTTAAGAATTAGCGAAATAGCAAACACGTTATTTGAATTAGGTGCTATTGACGAGGAAAACTTGAAAGTAATCAAAAAACAAGTTAAAAAACAGTAA
- a CDS encoding DUF996 domain-containing protein produces MTIQTNRTLGGVGACLTLTGLVSTILSIIQYAYPALMMNPAILGISGVVGIISFAGFILFFIAMYGFSRDYGEHKIFNYILYGLIGTIVSAVVAGVILTAYIMLNLFDVIRSLNPVPNLSSQIQSLLTPYYAPFVTVISVVMLVWILFNYKAYNLLADKTGVYLFRSAAKIFVIGAFVNIVVGVVFTVLAFNLSTGFTTIALVALPGGLVQYIAWVLVARAFFRIEPLPLHTQTFRNET; encoded by the coding sequence GTGACGATTCAAACAAACCGAACCCTTGGCGGAGTAGGCGCATGCTTAACACTGACAGGTTTAGTCAGCACCATTTTATCTATAATCCAATATGCTTATCCCGCATTAATGATGAATCCTGCGATTCTTGGGATCAGCGGCGTTGTTGGCATCATATCGTTTGCTGGGTTCATTCTGTTCTTTATAGCAATGTACGGTTTTTCAAGGGATTATGGTGAACACAAAATTTTCAATTATATCCTCTACGGGTTAATAGGCACTATTGTTTCGGCTGTGGTGGCTGGAGTAATTTTGACCGCATACATCATGCTTAACTTGTTTGATGTAATTCGGAGCCTAAATCCCGTGCCTAACCTGTCATCTCAAATTCAATCGTTACTTACACCGTACTATGCCCCTTTCGTGACGGTCATTTCTGTTGTTATGCTTGTTTGGATACTATTCAACTATAAGGCTTACAACTTGTTAGCTGACAAGACTGGCGTTTACCTGTTTAGAAGCGCCGCTAAAATATTCGTTATAGGTGCATTTGTTAACATTGTTGTTGGTGTGGTGTTCACAGTTCTAGCGTTTAACCTTTCAACGGGCTTTACCACTATTGCATTAGTGGCTCTGCCTGGCGGTTTAGTCCAATACATCGCCTGGGTGCTAGTAGCTAGGGCATTCTTTAGAATAGAACCATTACCGTTGCATACCCAGACATTCAGAAATGAAACATAA
- a CDS encoding TATA-box-binding protein has product MPKVKATISIENVVASATLNQKVDLNAVVKGYPGVEYRPEQFPGLVFRLKRPKTATLIFSSGKMVCTGAKSEKEAKRAVMKVVKELKKGGIIIISKPELKIQNIVASGGLGGMIDLEKAAYTLGHAMYEPEQFPGLIYRMEDPKVVILLFASGKLVCTGAKKEQDVYDAVGKLHTLLEETSLIFYD; this is encoded by the coding sequence TTGCCAAAAGTTAAAGCCACAATAAGCATCGAAAACGTAGTCGCATCCGCAACACTCAACCAAAAAGTTGATTTAAACGCTGTAGTAAAAGGTTACCCAGGCGTCGAATATCGCCCTGAACAATTCCCAGGCCTAGTTTTTAGATTAAAACGCCCAAAGACAGCGACTTTAATTTTTAGTTCTGGAAAAATGGTCTGCACAGGCGCTAAATCCGAGAAGGAAGCCAAAAGAGCCGTCATGAAGGTTGTTAAAGAACTCAAAAAAGGCGGAATCATAATCATCAGCAAACCAGAACTTAAAATCCAAAACATCGTTGCCTCAGGCGGTTTAGGAGGCATGATTGATTTAGAAAAAGCAGCTTACACTTTGGGGCATGCTATGTATGAGCCTGAGCAATTTCCAGGCTTAATCTACCGCATGGAAGACCCAAAAGTTGTGATTCTGCTTTTCGCCAGTGGAAAGCTTGTTTGTACGGGTGCTAAAAAAGAACAAGACGTCTACGACGCAGTTGGAAAATTGCATACGCTACTTGAAGAAACAAGCCTTATCTTTTATGATTAG
- a CDS encoding YkgJ family cysteine cluster protein, giving the protein MHFVPWQNIADWHCKACGICCKLYSVVLAFPEWLHITKTFGLDTTVAGLDRFYIKRATDGSCAFLCNTSRNYFCGLQSMKPEACKLWPFKVLSEPKYGEPNQAAFDYRGNKLYIYADTMCSGLRYGAPTWDFRYTTVREFAELALGVRQVQYKTTRTVTPWQNQWERQLRFP; this is encoded by the coding sequence GTGCACTTTGTTCCATGGCAAAACATCGCCGACTGGCACTGCAAAGCATGCGGCATCTGCTGCAAACTCTACAGCGTAGTCTTAGCCTTCCCCGAATGGTTGCACATCACAAAGACTTTCGGGTTAGACACCACCGTGGCAGGCTTAGACCGCTTCTACATAAAACGCGCAACCGACGGCTCCTGCGCTTTTCTGTGCAACACGTCGCGCAACTATTTTTGTGGACTGCAAAGCATGAAGCCTGAAGCGTGCAAGCTGTGGCCGTTTAAAGTGCTCTCTGAGCCGAAATACGGCGAACCAAACCAAGCCGCCTTCGATTATCGAGGAAACAAACTCTACATCTACGCCGACACCATGTGCAGCGGGTTGAGGTATGGTGCGCCAACATGGGATTTCCGCTACACTACTGTAAGGGAGTTTGCTGAGCTAGCGCTTGGAGTTAGGCAGGTACAGTATAAGACTACTAGAACGGTTACTCCTTGGCAAAACCAATGGGAAAGACAACTAAGATTCCCATAA
- a CDS encoding restriction endonuclease, with amino-acid sequence MIEGTTVLLDKMSGFDFEELVADILSKLGYGHVEKILYTQDGGRDILIHSSSGLIVIECKHQPKSSIGRPVVQKLHSAVVTSKATKGILVTTGRFTKEALEYASKLAGSTTPIDMVDRPILIDMASRANVILVSGKQKLSVWSYALPSKEETINAISSRVASFSFSHPRRPSELLNNLSRIVSYRPVYSITYSINSVFETSIGIIHRENTSKARILLDGNTGQSYADNVSAFLETEQQYAFNQPHEDFKGNLPTFKIDGSTMQRSAKKLIIEKHSRNVSYYGRNNRRYVKKCVPSERDIYISDIRQLYLPLTRLDFKLGSTSYYSEGAQAQSGRLLSLADNLTACRICNKRITEGAIICDTCGKVTHSGGFLIRSIHGFRCKRCGRTTCREHGFWKRRYLIFKEMLCPSCFEASGHESTTFRRFDPFNALSLWEKLFG; translated from the coding sequence GTGATTGAAGGCACGACAGTTCTCTTAGATAAGATGTCAGGATTTGATTTTGAAGAGCTTGTTGCAGACATACTAAGCAAATTAGGTTATGGGCATGTCGAAAAAATACTATACACACAAGATGGCGGTAGAGACATACTGATTCATTCTTCGAGTGGGTTAATTGTTATAGAATGCAAACACCAACCAAAAAGTAGTATCGGTCGTCCAGTGGTTCAAAAGTTACATTCGGCAGTTGTCACTTCGAAAGCTACTAAAGGCATTCTTGTTACTACAGGGCGCTTTACAAAAGAAGCATTGGAGTATGCCTCAAAACTTGCAGGTTCCACAACACCGATTGATATGGTAGACCGTCCTATTCTCATCGATATGGCATCTCGCGCTAATGTTATCTTAGTTAGCGGTAAACAAAAATTGAGCGTTTGGTCTTATGCTCTTCCATCAAAAGAGGAAACAATTAATGCCATATCATCGCGAGTCGCTTCGTTTTCCTTTAGCCATCCTCGGCGTCCTTCTGAGTTATTAAATAATTTGAGCAGAATTGTTTCGTATCGACCCGTCTATTCCATAACTTACAGTATAAATAGTGTCTTTGAAACATCAATCGGAATTATCCATCGAGAAAACACTTCGAAAGCTCGAATTTTGCTTGATGGAAACACTGGGCAATCATATGCCGATAATGTTAGTGCCTTCTTGGAAACAGAACAGCAGTATGCATTTAATCAGCCACATGAAGATTTCAAAGGGAATTTACCTACATTCAAAATCGATGGTTCAACAATGCAAAGAAGCGCTAAAAAATTAATCATAGAAAAACATTCCAGAAATGTTTCGTATTATGGTCGTAACAATCGGAGATATGTTAAAAAATGCGTTCCTAGTGAAAGGGACATTTATATTAGTGACATACGCCAGCTTTACCTTCCTTTAACTAGGTTAGATTTCAAATTAGGCTCAACAAGTTATTATTCTGAAGGAGCACAAGCGCAATCAGGGCGTCTTTTGTCATTAGCTGATAATCTCACAGCGTGTAGAATCTGTAACAAGAGGATAACAGAAGGCGCTATTATTTGTGATACTTGTGGCAAAGTGACACATTCTGGGGGTTTTTTGATAAGATCAATTCATGGGTTTAGATGTAAAAGATGCGGTCGAACCACTTGCAGGGAACACGGATTCTGGAAACGAAGATATTTAATTTTTAAGGAAATGCTATGCCCGAGTTGCTTTGAAGCATCTGGACATGAGAGCACTACATTTAGACGATTTGATCCGTTCAATGCGTTATCTCTATGGGAAAAATTGTTTGGTTAA
- a CDS encoding glycosyltransferase family 2 protein — protein MDISIFIPVYKESDQLAELLADLGSQNVSKEIFVTVDEPTDGFLEEIGHFEGEDVKFIVNRERVGKANALNSAVGLSSGRVLLFLDADVRVGRDPDYLRKIIMQMQNVEVLDIKKKVKKDKAFLSRMAYYEYLSFNISAWISSRFLHKCPAVNGAAFAIRRETFLKVGGFDRVVAEDIDIATRAFLKESSFAYTTDVEVENVVHCEWGKWFRQRRRWAMGQALWLVRWYKDLARKFVRKPQVFLPGLFFLYPSITVFFLSAVIPSFWMYNSLLVFSLFLTVKFNVALPIFLVSLATADVLKVLLISLLGFTFTAGVFYGFSRKLGFEIKLHELFVYYFFYSPIWMLLIVAGHIQVIALKRKVAPDWRT, from the coding sequence TTGGATATCAGCATATTCATCCCGGTGTACAAAGAGTCAGACCAATTAGCTGAACTGTTAGCTGATTTGGGTTCGCAGAATGTGTCTAAGGAGATTTTTGTTACTGTTGATGAGCCGACTGATGGTTTTTTGGAGGAGATTGGGCATTTTGAAGGTGAGGACGTAAAGTTTATTGTGAATAGGGAGCGAGTTGGAAAAGCAAACGCGCTCAACAGTGCTGTTGGGTTGTCTTCTGGTCGGGTTTTGTTGTTTTTGGATGCTGATGTTCGCGTTGGCAGGGATCCTGATTATCTTAGAAAAATTATTATGCAGATGCAAAATGTTGAAGTGCTTGATATTAAGAAGAAAGTGAAGAAGGACAAGGCGTTTTTGTCTAGGATGGCGTATTATGAGTATTTGTCTTTTAATATTAGTGCGTGGATTTCTTCGCGGTTTTTGCATAAGTGTCCTGCTGTGAATGGTGCGGCTTTTGCGATTAGGCGTGAGACGTTTTTGAAGGTTGGTGGGTTTGACAGGGTTGTTGCTGAGGATATTGATATTGCGACTAGGGCGTTTTTGAAAGAAAGCAGTTTTGCTTACACGACTGATGTTGAGGTGGAGAATGTTGTTCATTGTGAGTGGGGGAAATGGTTTAGGCAGCGGCGACGTTGGGCGATGGGGCAGGCGTTGTGGCTTGTGCGTTGGTATAAGGATTTAGCGCGGAAGTTTGTTCGTAAGCCTCAGGTGTTTTTGCCGGGTTTGTTTTTCTTGTATCCTTCGATTACTGTGTTTTTTTTGAGTGCGGTTATTCCGAGTTTTTGGATGTATAATTCGTTGCTTGTTTTTTCGTTGTTTTTGACTGTGAAGTTTAATGTTGCTTTGCCGATTTTTTTGGTTTCGTTGGCGACTGCGGATGTGCTTAAGGTTTTGCTTATTTCGTTGTTGGGTTTTACGTTTACGGCTGGTGTGTTTTATGGTTTTTCCAGAAAGCTTGGGTTTGAGATAAAGTTGCATGAGTTGTTTGTTTACTACTTTTTCTATTCGCCGATTTGGATGTTGCTTATTGTTGCTGGTCACATTCAAGTGATTGCGCTCAAGCGCAAGGTTGCTCCTGACTGGCGAACATGA